ATTTCAAGGAATTGATGGTCATGAAGTGAGATCTGCTGGAACAGAGGATCATGCCAGAATCAAACTTTCTGAAGGGCATGTGGGCTGGGCGGATGTTATTTTTGTGATGGAGAAGAAGCATGTTCGAAGAATTCAAGATAAATTCAGAGACGGAGTAATCGGCAAAAGAATAATTTGTTTGAATATATCAGATGATTATAAGTATATGGATGAAGACTTAATTGGACTTCTTGAATCCAGTGTATCTGAATATTTACAGGAATGGCACTCCTAAGGATGAGGTGTTCTTATGAATCATGTTTGGCTGTGAATCAGTCAGCATGATTTTTTTGTTGGTAATTGACAAACATATAGAAGGTAACTATACTAAAGATAGTTAATTTGTAACTGATCAAGTTACAGGAATAGTGGGAGGAAATATAATGACAACTAAAACAACACTTCATCCGGACGTAGAGATTGGTCTGGTACAAATTAGAGTAAGTAATTTAGAGCGTTCGCTCACCTTTTATCAGGACGTGGTGGGGTTAAGTGTCTTGCGGCAATCTGGCCGTGAGGTGGAAATGACTGCTGACGGTCATAATGTGTTATTGATTCTGCGGGAGATTGAGAATGCAAAGGTTCTTCGTCCGAACTCAGTGGCTGGATTGTATCATTTTGCTATCCTTGTTCCGGATCGTCCTAGCTTGGGACTCGTTGTACGCAATTTGATCGCGTCGGGAATTGAAGTGGGTCAGGGAGATCATTTGGTGAGTGAAGCACTGTATATTCAGGACCCGGATAACAACGGAATCGAAATTTATAGAGATCGTCCTAGGGATACATGGAAGTATGATGCGGAAGGGCATGTAATGATGACAACGGACCCAGTGGATGTAGATGGTTTGTTGGCGGCTTCTGAAGGTTTACAATGGAACGGGCTGCCAGCTGGAACGGTGATCGGACATGTACACTTTCATGTGGGTAATTTAACTAAGGCGAAGGAGTTCTACGTTGGTTTGCTTGGTTTTGATCAAGTAGCTAATTATGGCAGTGCGGCAATGTTTATCTCAGCAGGTGGGTATCATCACCACATTGGATTGAATATATGGGCAGGGCAAGGCGCACCTGTGGCACCTGCTGATGCAGTAGGAATTGATTATTTCACCTTACTTCTTCCGAATGAAGAGGAGCGTACGTCTGTAGTGGAGCGTGTTAAGCAGGCGGGTTACACCGTTGTTGAAGAGATTGGAGCCCCTACATTCAAAGATCCATGGAACATTGGAATCAGACTTATAGTGAAAAGTCATACGAAATAACTAATCACCAATCGAATTCACCTTTTTCTGGATAGAAAGAACTATCCATTTTTGTCCATTTATTTTATAATATTTGGAAAAAGATGGGCGGAAGGGTGAAGGTTGTTGGAATCATTCAAAATGGCGTATGTGATCCTTTGTCACAAAAATCCTGAGCAGATCAATATGCTAATCGATAGTTTAACTAATGACTCCGTCGAGTTTTTCCTACATGTCGATCAGAAGAGTGGTATTGAAGGTGATATTACTCATCGTAACGATATTCATTTTGTGAAAGAGCCTATTGATGTAAGGTGGGGACATTACAGTCAGATTGAATGTGTTTTGAAGTGTTTTGCGCTGATCAAAGAACATGGGAAATTCAATTATATACACATCATAAGTGGTCAGGATCTGCCCTTAGCTTCCAACGAAGTTATTCTTGATTTCTTTAAGAAGAATCAGGGGAACGAATTTGTGAAGCATCAGCAATTACCGAATACTTCTGAAACGTGGGGATGTTATGAGCGGGTGTCGGTTTATTATCCTAGATTCCTGATCTCAAGAACCAGGCGTATGGCTGCCATTAGAATGAGGTATATTAAAGCAGTAATGAACGTTCCATTCTTGCATAGAAGGTTGGGTGTTCTGCCAAAATCGCTGTATAAAGGCTCTAACTGGATGTCTATTACAGGTGAATGTATGGAATACATCATGGAGTTTACTTCTACTTCTCCAGAGTATGTTAGATTTTTTAAGAACACATTATGTGGAGATGAAATCTTCTTCCATACGATTATTTTGAATAGTGGGTTTAAGAACAATGTACGGAGTGAAATTAAGAGGTATACAGACTGGGAAACAGGACCGGATTATCCAAGAACACTAACGATAGAAGATTATGACCGGATCACTAGTACGGGTACAGAATGCTTTTGGGGGAGAAAGTTTGATCTCGATATCGACAGAAGCATCGTTCAGGATCTCCTTGATATAAATACTAAAGTAAAAACATCGTAAACATATACAGGAGGAAATAATATGAAAATCGCAGTTGTAGGAGCAAGTGGAAAAGCCGGAAGCCGAATCACTCAGGAAGCGCTAGATAGAGGCCATGAAGTTACAGCCATTGTACGGGATGCATCGAAAGTTGCAAATCGTAAGGCAAAGGTCATCGAAAAGGATGTATTTGCACTTACCGCTGAAGATTTGAAGGGTTTTGATGTTGTTGTGAATGCTTTTGGAGCACCATTTGGACAAGAGCATCTGCATGTGGATGCCGGAAATGTGCTTATTGAAGCATTAAAGGATGCCCCTAATACAAGATTGATTGTAGTTGGAGGTGCGGGAAGTTTATACGTAGATGAAGCTAAGACGCTTAAAGTGGTAGATACCCCTGATTTCCCTGACTTTATCAAGCCAACGGCTACGAATCAAGGGAAGAACCTGGAGATCCTGCAAGGTACAGACTCGCTGTCTTGGACCTTCGTTAGTCCATCCGCTAATTTTGCAATTGGGACAAGAACGGGTTCTTATGTGAAAGGCAAAGATCATCTGCTTGTGAATTCCAAAGGTGAGAGCTATGTCAGCTATGAAGATTATGCGATTGCTATTGTAGATGAAATTGAACAGCCGCAGCATATTCGTGAACGGTTT
This genomic stretch from Paenibacillus sp. FSL H7-0737 harbors:
- a CDS encoding VOC family protein → MTTKTTLHPDVEIGLVQIRVSNLERSLTFYQDVVGLSVLRQSGREVEMTADGHNVLLILREIENAKVLRPNSVAGLYHFAILVPDRPSLGLVVRNLIASGIEVGQGDHLVSEALYIQDPDNNGIEIYRDRPRDTWKYDAEGHVMMTTDPVDVDGLLAASEGLQWNGLPAGTVIGHVHFHVGNLTKAKEFYVGLLGFDQVANYGSAAMFISAGGYHHHIGLNIWAGQGAPVAPADAVGIDYFTLLLPNEEERTSVVERVKQAGYTVVEEIGAPTFKDPWNIGIRLIVKSHTK
- a CDS encoding low molecular weight protein tyrosine phosphatase family protein, coding for MKLLFVCSQNRWRSLTAEKIFQGIDGHEVRSAGTEDHARIKLSEGHVGWADVIFVMEKKHVRRIQDKFRDGVIGKRIICLNISDDYKYMDEDLIGLLESSVSEYLQEWHS
- a CDS encoding beta-1,6-N-acetylglucosaminyltransferase, yielding MESFKMAYVILCHKNPEQINMLIDSLTNDSVEFFLHVDQKSGIEGDITHRNDIHFVKEPIDVRWGHYSQIECVLKCFALIKEHGKFNYIHIISGQDLPLASNEVILDFFKKNQGNEFVKHQQLPNTSETWGCYERVSVYYPRFLISRTRRMAAIRMRYIKAVMNVPFLHRRLGVLPKSLYKGSNWMSITGECMEYIMEFTSTSPEYVRFFKNTLCGDEIFFHTIILNSGFKNNVRSEIKRYTDWETGPDYPRTLTIEDYDRITSTGTECFWGRKFDLDIDRSIVQDLLDINTKVKTS
- a CDS encoding NAD(P)-dependent oxidoreductase; amino-acid sequence: MKIAVVGASGKAGSRITQEALDRGHEVTAIVRDASKVANRKAKVIEKDVFALTAEDLKGFDVVVNAFGAPFGQEHLHVDAGNVLIEALKDAPNTRLIVVGGAGSLYVDEAKTLKVVDTPDFPDFIKPTATNQGKNLEILQGTDSLSWTFVSPSANFAIGTRTGSYVKGKDHLLVNSKGESYVSYEDYAIAIVDEIEQPQHIRERFTVVSES